Genomic segment of Juglans microcarpa x Juglans regia isolate MS1-56 chromosome 7S, Jm3101_v1.0, whole genome shotgun sequence:
TGTTGCCAGAGCATAAGTCCATAGCATAATGACAGAACATTCACTCTCTCCTGTCTCAAGCAGTTGAGAAATGGTACCTGCGCAAGTCCATGACATTAGTATTGGTTACTCAAATATTGCATTCATTGGACAACCAAACTTCGCCAATTGAGATTCAAATCAATCCATACTCTCCATTTCAGAATCCAAAACCGTGTGTCTGTAGATGAGTCGAGCCAAGTCGACTCGAGAACTAAATTCGCTTAAAACCaagcttaattttgatgttcaaatttgatttgataattacTTGAAAAAGCTAACTTCATGAGCTTTGAGTTGGTGAGTAAAAGAGCTTATGCTTAAAGACCTATGTTTCTACCTTTGTCAATGCtccatatttaaaaatttagtaaaCATTTCTAGAAGCATCAACTGCATATCCTCCACGtttaatgaaaacaaaatgggAGGTTTTAAGcatgaatatatttatatatttaaatgaaaatgagaaagtaGTAAGCATACATACCTACATTCATTGCAGGTGGAAGAGCATACTGAAGCATAAGTGTAAACTGATATAATGAATCTGATCCCACCATGCCAAAATAGTTTGCAGCCTTAACAATACCAATACCCAGTGAAGGCATGATGATGTACCGAATTGCGATAATCCCTACAATGAGTGATGGACTTACTCTGGCACCTTTTAGACCTGTAAATGGAAATGATGtcaataatttatacaaatattaGAAACTCTTCATGGAAAATTCATGAAGAAACTATAACGAAGTCAAGCCAACACAAGACACTCAAAATAAATAGCAGATCAGTATTAAAAGCTACCTCTAAGAAGGTTTGCTCCAATTATCAGTGTCATAGATGGTATTGTCGCTTCCCTGGAGAAGAAAGAGGAAGCTAAAAGGAATTAATGCAAATTTCCAGATCAGTGTCAAAGGGTTTCTTCATCATTTAAACATAGTTGCTCAAAAGAGAGAGTCTGCTGCTCTTAGAAGTCAATTTTAGgctgtgttatttttttttcctctgggTGTTAGTCAGGCAGTGTTGActtagcctcgtttgttttacaagtattctcaactcatcctatcccatctcatctaatcattacaactttctcaaattctcacacaaaataaaataaacaattcaacttttttaaatctcaaagcaaaaatgatattaaaaaattatattctaataatattttattcaattttcaacttttatctcaactgatctcatctcatctgcaaaaacaaaccaAGAACATGGGAATTATATCTACTTATTCTACTCCTGCTGACATTATTTATGTCCCATATATCTACTTATTCTACTCCTGCTGACATTATTTATGACTATCTTATACAACTAAGGAAGAACTACTGCAGCCAATcctgttttttaatataatttgaatactttggcagagagagagagagagagagtttttgcTAAACATATATGTAGTTTACTTGAGTACATGAATGATGAAACTGATGCATTAGTCTTCTCTTGGGTGTGATTCACACATGCTTTTCACTAAAAAGTTCAACTTATTATAAGTTCACATGAATATTAACACTACTTCAAGTTGTGAATATAGAAATTTCGGAGTTTAGAAGTTTGAGCAAAAACTTGAACACCAAATCAAACAAAGGCTCAAGGAGTATGAGCTCTACTGAGCCAGTGGTAGGATTCATACCCTAACAAACTCACAGAGTTGTAGATGGCACGAAGAGGAGCATCATCACCAATCAATACCTTTCGAATTGGAGAGACTATTCCAATGACAAACCCAAAAATCTACAAAGGAAAAACACATTAATGTTTGAGATCCCTATGTGGCATATACACAATAACTAAGAGATTAATTTGGGGAAAAAACGAATGCAACTATGTAAAGTATTTGGAATGATTGTGGCAGTTTGTATGTTTTCATTATTTCTGAAATATCTCATTCCCCCTTATGTGCAGGCTTATATTCAAGTTTCCAAGAAAGATAACACTTCTATTTTTGGAATGaagttgattttaatttatCCTAATTTTGCCAACTCGAGGGCAAGATGGAGCATATTGCCAGGATCATCTACTTTTTCTTTGATATTAGAACTATATCCTTTATAGGGATTATTGATAACAGCTCAAAGAAAAAGCTTTTGCTGAATAGAACAAGAATTATGAGCATACCGCTGCAATTGTAGATGGCGCAAACAATTTTTTGAGGTCCACAAGCCCAGTAAGCTTCTTAAGGTGCAGCATAGTCTTTTCCAGAAACATTACCTATCAGAAGAATCTTTAAAAGGTTATTTCATTCAAGGAAACACAAGAAGGAGAAAACAGACTAATAACAATGGATTTTAGTGAATGAAAAATGTGTTAACCCATGCATTGGCATTTAACCTTACAGGGAATATTTCATTTCACAATGTTTACTTAACCATTGTTAATTTGCTTAGCAAAAAGATGTACTTCTTTGTTTACCGAAGACATCCCAACCATTATTCTGATAAAATGGTGAATGGTTTCATATGTTGAGATGCAGTTTCTTACAGACAAAAACATGCGATACCCTGCTTCTTCATGTCTCCTCATCTTAATATTGCATTTAACTGTATAGTATAATGTTTGATTTTAGGTATAGTGTTCTTTAGTTCCCATTGATTGTGTTGGTCATGTTGAGAGGAAATCAAACTTTGAGGGAAGAAAGcttctgaaaattataaaaaggaaacCACTACATACTAGAAGAAACCTTTGCTTTTCCTTCGGATCCAGTAGAATGGATTTCAACTTGATCCATACACTCCTCTGAGCTTGGGCAACCCTCTGAAGGAAGGAGCGGTTCTGTGCCAATCTCTGAATGTAAATACGAGGTTTCTCCTGAAATGTTATCCCTTGTCGTAGAGCCATGTGTGCCAGTGTCTTTAGTTGCCTTGTTTGCATATATCCGCATGATAGGATACACATAAgaccatatatatattgcaCCTAACTGCGTAATCAAAACAGAAACAACAAAATGATTCAAATTCATCCAGAGATATTTTTGGAAATGTAAGACCAACAAAAGGCAGCCCAATTCTGCCACTGATAATTTGATGTGGTTCATGACTGACATCTCAATCAAGAGTTGGTGGCTATTGGAGATATGGTAATGGAAGTACTGGAAATATCTTATCACTACATCAAGCTGGTCTTACTGTGACATTTgttgatttttgtgattttagaGTAAGAAAAATGGACTATTACCGCCATAGAAAGAGCAGCATAAGCCTCTGCATCAGTAGAGCAAACAGAAGAATCTCCAAACGGACTATCATCCTCCTCACAGACTGCCGGGAGGATAATCAGAAGCAAGTTCCCTAAATTTCCTGCACAAAACAATCTCTCCCTAAATATTATGATGGACAAGTACCTTTCACTTATTTAGAAAATGGGTGCAAAAGACGGTAAAAAGATGCAGTTGTAAAACATGTGGCACAATTAGTTACTCATGTACTTCAGGAGGGTTGAACATTGGCAGGCAATAGTTTTCTCCTACTTTCCTACTACACTATCCAGTGTTGATCGTagttttttagttattttaggTTAGACAACGTTTTCTTTGAAAGAAGTGTGCAAAAAACTTCTGGCATTTGGAAACCAGATCTAACAGACATATCAACTTTAAGTACTAAGCTCTTCTGTATTTATTGCAAATACAAGAGAAACCCAATACTACAACTACTAAGGTAGACatagtttcaactttcaagtcTTTTTTTGCTTTAGACTGAATTTTAAAACGAGTTTGTATTATCCCAACTATAAATCATGCTGAAGATAAGAATCCCATAATTTTTTGGCCTGCATGATATGATCCACATTGAAGTTTGTATGATGCAATACACATTGCAATATAAATCATCACCCACTATCAGAGTATTCTTAGTGACTCCTAAAAAGAGTCTATTCAGATTTTTGTCTACCTGCAGCACAACAACCAATGATAAGGCTGTGCAGATGTTGAGGAGCTCTTGTGATTTTTACGAGTATCCATGCAAGTGCAGAACCAATAAGGAATGTGATAAGGACATTCACTACCATGAACCATCTACAGATCAATCAAAAGTTACTCAgtgatgaaaagaaaaattaaaagaggcaGAGGCCAAAGACTTTAGAAGTATGACAGAGCTGATCACTCACAAGGTTCCCAAACTGTCTAGTGTAATTGTATCGGCCAGGTTGCTGACGATCAGTGAAGGACTGAACACAAAAAATACTAGCTATATAAAGAAGTAATGTTGTTATTCCTCAATTTGCAGGTATTGGGAAGGTAAACGGAAACAATAGAAAATTATACCAAGCCATCCCTTAGAAAATTCACTTGTGAAATGACATCATTCTAACATGTGCTGGTTTCTATGAATAAATCTTAGTAGCCAACAAGCTTGACATAGGCCAAAGAACtaaaccaagaaaataatacagcactgtaaaaaaaatgataataaaattaactgaCCTTATTCAAAGACGGCCTGGAAATTGCCCCCAAGAGATTTATACGCTCCGTTCCAAGAAATAGACCAAAAGCGGTAATTAAGAGTATCTGCAGAACTGGCATCAATGCCACAATGAATAGAGCCAGAAACTCCATTGCGAACTTTGT
This window contains:
- the LOC121241681 gene encoding protein PIN-LIKES 3-like isoform X2 yields the protein MVVNVLITFLIGSALAWILVKITRAPQHLHSLIIGCCAAGNLGNLLLIILPAVCEEDDSPFGDSSVCSTDAEAYAALSMALGAIYIWSYVYPIMRIYANKATKDTGTHGSTTRDNISGETSYLHSEIGTEPLLPSEGCPSSEECMDQVEIHSTGSEGKAKVMFLEKTMLHLKKLTGLVDLKKLFAPSTIAAIFGFVIGIVSPIRKVLIGDDAPLRAIYNSVSLLGEATIPSMTLIIGANLLRGLKGARVSPSLIVGIIAIRYIIMPSLGIGIVKAANYFGMVGSDSLYQFTLMLQYALPPAMNVGTISQLLETGESECSVIMLWTYALATFSLTLWSTIFMWLVS
- the LOC121241681 gene encoding protein PIN-LIKES 3-like isoform X1: MEFLALFIVALMPVLQILLITAFGLFLGTERINLLGAISRPSLNKLVFFVFSPSLIVSNLADTITLDSLGTLWFMVVNVLITFLIGSALAWILVKITRAPQHLHSLIIGCCAAGNLGNLLLIILPAVCEEDDSPFGDSSVCSTDAEAYAALSMALGAIYIWSYVYPIMRIYANKATKDTGTHGSTTRDNISGETSYLHSEIGTEPLLPSEGCPSSEECMDQVEIHSTGSEGKAKVMFLEKTMLHLKKLTGLVDLKKLFAPSTIAAIFGFVIGIVSPIRKVLIGDDAPLRAIYNSVSLLGEATIPSMTLIIGANLLRGLKGARVSPSLIVGIIAIRYIIMPSLGIGIVKAANYFGMVGSDSLYQFTLMLQYALPPAMNVGTISQLLETGESECSVIMLWTYALATFSLTLWSTIFMWLVS